In a genomic window of Physeter macrocephalus isolate SW-GA chromosome 14, ASM283717v5, whole genome shotgun sequence:
- the BAIAP2 gene encoding BAR/IMD domain-containing adapter protein 2 isoform X3: MAEVHRQIQNQLEEMLKSFHNELLTQLEQKVELDSRYLSAALKKYQTEQRSKGDALDKCQAELKKLRKKSQGSKNPQKYSDKELQYIDAIGSKQGELESYVSDGYKTALTEERRRFCFLVEKQCAVAKNSAAYHSKGKELLAQKLPLWQQACADPNKIPDRAVQLMQQMASSNGSILPSGLSASKSNLVISDPIPGAKPLPVPPELAPFVGRLSAQENTPVMNGVSGPDNEDYTPWADRKAAQPKSTSPPQSQSKLSDSYSNTLPVRKSVAPKNSYATTENKTLPRSSSMAAGLERNGRMRVKAIFSHAAGDNSTLLSFKEGDFITLLVPEARDGWHYGESEKTKMRGWFPFSYTRVLDGDGGDRLHTSLQQGKSSSTGNLLDKEDLALPPPDYGTSSRAFPAQTAGTFKQRPYSVAVPAFSQGLDDYGARAVSSGSGTLVSTV; encoded by the exons ATGGCTGAAGTCCACAGGCAGATTCAGAATCAATTGGAAGAAATG CTGAAGTCTTTTCACAACGAGCTGCTAACGCAGCTGGAGCAGAAGGTGGAGCTGGACTCCAGGTACCTGAGC GCTGCGCTGAAGAAATACCAGACGGAGCAAAGGAGCAAAGGTGATGCGTTGGACAAGTGCCAGGCCGAGCTGAAGAAACTCCGCAAGAAGAGCCAAGGGAGCAAAAACCCCCAGAAGTACTCGGACAAGGAGCTGCAG TACATCGACGCCATCGGCAGCAAGCAGGGGGAGCTGGAGAGCTACGTGTCCGACGGCTACAAGACTGCTCTCactgaggagaggaggaggttCTGCTTCCTGGTGGAGAAGCAGTGTGCCGTGGCCAAGAACTCCGCCGCCTACCACTCCAAG GGCAAGGAGCTGCTGGCGCAGAAGCTGCCGCTGTGGCAGCAGGCCTGTGCCGACCCCAACAAGATCCCAGACCGTGCCGTGCAGCTGATGCAGCAGATGGCCAGCAGCAATGGGTCTATACTCCCCAGCGGCCTGTCGGCCTCCAAGTCCAACCTGGTGATCTCAGACCCCATTCCGGGGGCCAAGCCCCTGCCGGTGCCCCCTGAGCTGGCCCCGTTTGTGGGG CGGCTGTCTGCCCAGGAGAACACGCCTGTCATGAATGGCGTCTCGGGCCCAGACAACGAGGACTACACCCCCTGGGCTGACCGCAAGGCCGCCCAGCCCAAGTCCACGTCTCCTCCGCAGTCTCAGAGCAAGCTGAGCGACTCCTACTCCAACACGCTTCCTGTGCGCAAGAGCGTGGCCCCCAAGAACAGCTACGCCACCA CCGAGAACAAGACCCTGCCCCGCTCGAGCTCCATGGCAGCCGGTCTGGAGCGCAACGGCCGCATGCGGGTGAAGGCCATTTTCTCCCACGCGGCTGGGGACAACAGCACCCTGCTGAGCTTCAAGGAGGGCGACTTCATCACCCTGCTGGTGCCCGAGGCCCGCGACGGCTGGCATTACGGCGAGAGCGAGAAGACCAAGAT GCGGGGCTGGTTTCCCTTCTCCTATACCCGGGTCCTGGACGGCGACGGCGGTGACCGATTGCACACGAG CCTGCAGCAGGGCAAGAGCAGCAGCACGGGCAACCTCCTGGACAAGGAAGACCTGGCCCTCCCGCCCCCCGACTATGGCACATCCTCCCGGGCCTTTCCCGCCCAGACGGCCGGCACTTTCAAGCAGAGGCCCTACAGCGTGGCCGTGCCCGCCTTCTCCCAG ggTTTGGATGATTACGGGGCGCGGGCCGTGAGCAG CGGCAGTGGCACGCTGGTGTCCACAGTGTGA
- the BAIAP2 gene encoding BAR/IMD domain-containing adapter protein 2 isoform X4 — MAEVHRQIQNQLEEMLKSFHNELLTQLEQKVELDSRYLSAALKKYQTEQRSKGDALDKCQAELKKLRKKSQGSKNPQKYSDKELQYIDAIGSKQGELESYVSDGYKTALTEERRRFCFLVEKQCAVAKNSAAYHSKGKELLAQKLPLWQQACADPNKIPDRAVQLMQQMASSNGSILPSGLSASKSNLVISDPIPGAKPLPVPPELAPFVGRLSAQENTPVMNGVSGPDNEDYTPWADRKAAQPKSTSPPQSQSKLSDSYSNTLPVRKSVAPKNSYATTENKTLPRSSSMAAGLERNGRMRVKAIFSHAAGDNSTLLSFKEGDFITLLVPEARDGWHYGESEKTKMRGWFPFSYTRVLDGDGGDRLHTSLQQGKSSSTGNLLDKEDLALPPPDYGTSSRAFPAQTAGTFKQRPYSVAVPAFSQGLDDYGARAVSSADVEVARF; from the exons ATGGCTGAAGTCCACAGGCAGATTCAGAATCAATTGGAAGAAATG CTGAAGTCTTTTCACAACGAGCTGCTAACGCAGCTGGAGCAGAAGGTGGAGCTGGACTCCAGGTACCTGAGC GCTGCGCTGAAGAAATACCAGACGGAGCAAAGGAGCAAAGGTGATGCGTTGGACAAGTGCCAGGCCGAGCTGAAGAAACTCCGCAAGAAGAGCCAAGGGAGCAAAAACCCCCAGAAGTACTCGGACAAGGAGCTGCAG TACATCGACGCCATCGGCAGCAAGCAGGGGGAGCTGGAGAGCTACGTGTCCGACGGCTACAAGACTGCTCTCactgaggagaggaggaggttCTGCTTCCTGGTGGAGAAGCAGTGTGCCGTGGCCAAGAACTCCGCCGCCTACCACTCCAAG GGCAAGGAGCTGCTGGCGCAGAAGCTGCCGCTGTGGCAGCAGGCCTGTGCCGACCCCAACAAGATCCCAGACCGTGCCGTGCAGCTGATGCAGCAGATGGCCAGCAGCAATGGGTCTATACTCCCCAGCGGCCTGTCGGCCTCCAAGTCCAACCTGGTGATCTCAGACCCCATTCCGGGGGCCAAGCCCCTGCCGGTGCCCCCTGAGCTGGCCCCGTTTGTGGGG CGGCTGTCTGCCCAGGAGAACACGCCTGTCATGAATGGCGTCTCGGGCCCAGACAACGAGGACTACACCCCCTGGGCTGACCGCAAGGCCGCCCAGCCCAAGTCCACGTCTCCTCCGCAGTCTCAGAGCAAGCTGAGCGACTCCTACTCCAACACGCTTCCTGTGCGCAAGAGCGTGGCCCCCAAGAACAGCTACGCCACCA CCGAGAACAAGACCCTGCCCCGCTCGAGCTCCATGGCAGCCGGTCTGGAGCGCAACGGCCGCATGCGGGTGAAGGCCATTTTCTCCCACGCGGCTGGGGACAACAGCACCCTGCTGAGCTTCAAGGAGGGCGACTTCATCACCCTGCTGGTGCCCGAGGCCCGCGACGGCTGGCATTACGGCGAGAGCGAGAAGACCAAGAT GCGGGGCTGGTTTCCCTTCTCCTATACCCGGGTCCTGGACGGCGACGGCGGTGACCGATTGCACACGAG CCTGCAGCAGGGCAAGAGCAGCAGCACGGGCAACCTCCTGGACAAGGAAGACCTGGCCCTCCCGCCCCCCGACTATGGCACATCCTCCCGGGCCTTTCCCGCCCAGACGGCCGGCACTTTCAAGCAGAGGCCCTACAGCGTGGCCGTGCCCGCCTTCTCCCAG ggTTTGGATGATTACGGGGCGCGGGCCGTGAGCAG TGCCGATGTGGAAGTGGCCAGATTTTGA
- the BAIAP2 gene encoding BAR/IMD domain-containing adapter protein 2 isoform X1 has product MAEVHRQIQNQLEEMLKSFHNELLTQLEQKVELDSRYLSAALKKYQTEQRSKGDALDKCQAELKKLRKKSQGSKNPQKYSDKELQYIDAIGSKQGELESYVSDGYKTALTEERRRFCFLVEKQCAVAKNSAAYHSKGKELLAQKLPLWQQACADPNKIPDRAVQLMQQMASSNGSILPSGLSASKSNLVISDPIPGAKPLPVPPELAPFVGRLSAQENTPVMNGVSGPDNEDYTPWADRKAAQPKSTSPPQSQSKLSDSYSNTLPVRKSVAPKNSYATTENKTLPRSSSMAAGLERNGRMRVKAIFSHAAGDNSTLLSFKEGDFITLLVPEARDGWHYGESEKTKMRGWFPFSYTRVLDGDGGDRLHTSLQQGKSSSTGNLLDKEDLALPPPDYGTSSRAFPAQTAGTFKQRPYSVAVPAFSQGLDDYGARAVSRNPFASVQLKPTVTNDRSAPLLS; this is encoded by the exons ATGGCTGAAGTCCACAGGCAGATTCAGAATCAATTGGAAGAAATG CTGAAGTCTTTTCACAACGAGCTGCTAACGCAGCTGGAGCAGAAGGTGGAGCTGGACTCCAGGTACCTGAGC GCTGCGCTGAAGAAATACCAGACGGAGCAAAGGAGCAAAGGTGATGCGTTGGACAAGTGCCAGGCCGAGCTGAAGAAACTCCGCAAGAAGAGCCAAGGGAGCAAAAACCCCCAGAAGTACTCGGACAAGGAGCTGCAG TACATCGACGCCATCGGCAGCAAGCAGGGGGAGCTGGAGAGCTACGTGTCCGACGGCTACAAGACTGCTCTCactgaggagaggaggaggttCTGCTTCCTGGTGGAGAAGCAGTGTGCCGTGGCCAAGAACTCCGCCGCCTACCACTCCAAG GGCAAGGAGCTGCTGGCGCAGAAGCTGCCGCTGTGGCAGCAGGCCTGTGCCGACCCCAACAAGATCCCAGACCGTGCCGTGCAGCTGATGCAGCAGATGGCCAGCAGCAATGGGTCTATACTCCCCAGCGGCCTGTCGGCCTCCAAGTCCAACCTGGTGATCTCAGACCCCATTCCGGGGGCCAAGCCCCTGCCGGTGCCCCCTGAGCTGGCCCCGTTTGTGGGG CGGCTGTCTGCCCAGGAGAACACGCCTGTCATGAATGGCGTCTCGGGCCCAGACAACGAGGACTACACCCCCTGGGCTGACCGCAAGGCCGCCCAGCCCAAGTCCACGTCTCCTCCGCAGTCTCAGAGCAAGCTGAGCGACTCCTACTCCAACACGCTTCCTGTGCGCAAGAGCGTGGCCCCCAAGAACAGCTACGCCACCA CCGAGAACAAGACCCTGCCCCGCTCGAGCTCCATGGCAGCCGGTCTGGAGCGCAACGGCCGCATGCGGGTGAAGGCCATTTTCTCCCACGCGGCTGGGGACAACAGCACCCTGCTGAGCTTCAAGGAGGGCGACTTCATCACCCTGCTGGTGCCCGAGGCCCGCGACGGCTGGCATTACGGCGAGAGCGAGAAGACCAAGAT GCGGGGCTGGTTTCCCTTCTCCTATACCCGGGTCCTGGACGGCGACGGCGGTGACCGATTGCACACGAG CCTGCAGCAGGGCAAGAGCAGCAGCACGGGCAACCTCCTGGACAAGGAAGACCTGGCCCTCCCGCCCCCCGACTATGGCACATCCTCCCGGGCCTTTCCCGCCCAGACGGCCGGCACTTTCAAGCAGAGGCCCTACAGCGTGGCCGTGCCCGCCTTCTCCCAG ggTTTGGATGATTACGGGGCGCGGGCCGTGAGCAG GAATCCCTTCGCCAGCGTCCAGCTGAAGCCGACGGTGACCAATGACAGGTCTGCCCCACTCCTCAGCTGA
- the BAIAP2 gene encoding BAR/IMD domain-containing adapter protein 2 isoform X6, with the protein MAEVHRQIQNQLEEMLKSFHNELLTQLEQKVELDSRYLSAALKKYQTEQRSKGDALDKCQAELKKLRKKSQGSKNPQKYSDKELQYIDAIGSKQGELESYVSDGYKTALTEERRRFCFLVEKQCAVAKNSAAYHSKGKELLAQKLPLWQQACADPNKIPDRAVQLMQQMASSNGSILPSGLSASKSNLVISDPIPGAKPLPVPPELAPFVGSQSKLSDSYSNTLPVRKSVAPKNSYATTENKTLPRSSSMAAGLERNGRMRVKAIFSHAAGDNSTLLSFKEGDFITLLVPEARDGWHYGESEKTKMRGWFPFSYTRVLDGDGGDRLHTSLQQGKSSSTGNLLDKEDLALPPPDYGTSSRAFPAQTAGTFKQRPYSVAVPAFSQGLDDYGARAVSSGSGTLVSTV; encoded by the exons ATGGCTGAAGTCCACAGGCAGATTCAGAATCAATTGGAAGAAATG CTGAAGTCTTTTCACAACGAGCTGCTAACGCAGCTGGAGCAGAAGGTGGAGCTGGACTCCAGGTACCTGAGC GCTGCGCTGAAGAAATACCAGACGGAGCAAAGGAGCAAAGGTGATGCGTTGGACAAGTGCCAGGCCGAGCTGAAGAAACTCCGCAAGAAGAGCCAAGGGAGCAAAAACCCCCAGAAGTACTCGGACAAGGAGCTGCAG TACATCGACGCCATCGGCAGCAAGCAGGGGGAGCTGGAGAGCTACGTGTCCGACGGCTACAAGACTGCTCTCactgaggagaggaggaggttCTGCTTCCTGGTGGAGAAGCAGTGTGCCGTGGCCAAGAACTCCGCCGCCTACCACTCCAAG GGCAAGGAGCTGCTGGCGCAGAAGCTGCCGCTGTGGCAGCAGGCCTGTGCCGACCCCAACAAGATCCCAGACCGTGCCGTGCAGCTGATGCAGCAGATGGCCAGCAGCAATGGGTCTATACTCCCCAGCGGCCTGTCGGCCTCCAAGTCCAACCTGGTGATCTCAGACCCCATTCCGGGGGCCAAGCCCCTGCCGGTGCCCCCTGAGCTGGCCCCGTTTGTGGGG TCTCAGAGCAAGCTGAGCGACTCCTACTCCAACACGCTTCCTGTGCGCAAGAGCGTGGCCCCCAAGAACAGCTACGCCACCA CCGAGAACAAGACCCTGCCCCGCTCGAGCTCCATGGCAGCCGGTCTGGAGCGCAACGGCCGCATGCGGGTGAAGGCCATTTTCTCCCACGCGGCTGGGGACAACAGCACCCTGCTGAGCTTCAAGGAGGGCGACTTCATCACCCTGCTGGTGCCCGAGGCCCGCGACGGCTGGCATTACGGCGAGAGCGAGAAGACCAAGAT GCGGGGCTGGTTTCCCTTCTCCTATACCCGGGTCCTGGACGGCGACGGCGGTGACCGATTGCACACGAG CCTGCAGCAGGGCAAGAGCAGCAGCACGGGCAACCTCCTGGACAAGGAAGACCTGGCCCTCCCGCCCCCCGACTATGGCACATCCTCCCGGGCCTTTCCCGCCCAGACGGCCGGCACTTTCAAGCAGAGGCCCTACAGCGTGGCCGTGCCCGCCTTCTCCCAG ggTTTGGATGATTACGGGGCGCGGGCCGTGAGCAG CGGCAGTGGCACGCTGGTGTCCACAGTGTGA
- the BAIAP2 gene encoding BAR/IMD domain-containing adapter protein 2 isoform X5 — protein sequence MAEVHRQIQNQLEEMLKSFHNELLTQLEQKVELDSRYLSAALKKYQTEQRSKGDALDKCQAELKKLRKKSQGSKNPQKYSDKELQYIDAIGSKQGELESYVSDGYKTALTEERRRFCFLVEKQCAVAKNSAAYHSKGKELLAQKLPLWQQACADPNKIPDRAVQLMQQMASSNGSILPSGLSASKSNLVISDPIPGAKPLPVPPELAPFVGSQSKLSDSYSNTLPVRKSVAPKNSYATTENKTLPRSSSMAAGLERNGRMRVKAIFSHAAGDNSTLLSFKEGDFITLLVPEARDGWHYGESEKTKMRGWFPFSYTRVLDGDGGDRLHTSLQQGKSSSTGNLLDKEDLALPPPDYGTSSRAFPAQTAGTFKQRPYSVAVPAFSQGLDDYGARAVSRNPFASVQLKPTVTNDRSAPLLS from the exons ATGGCTGAAGTCCACAGGCAGATTCAGAATCAATTGGAAGAAATG CTGAAGTCTTTTCACAACGAGCTGCTAACGCAGCTGGAGCAGAAGGTGGAGCTGGACTCCAGGTACCTGAGC GCTGCGCTGAAGAAATACCAGACGGAGCAAAGGAGCAAAGGTGATGCGTTGGACAAGTGCCAGGCCGAGCTGAAGAAACTCCGCAAGAAGAGCCAAGGGAGCAAAAACCCCCAGAAGTACTCGGACAAGGAGCTGCAG TACATCGACGCCATCGGCAGCAAGCAGGGGGAGCTGGAGAGCTACGTGTCCGACGGCTACAAGACTGCTCTCactgaggagaggaggaggttCTGCTTCCTGGTGGAGAAGCAGTGTGCCGTGGCCAAGAACTCCGCCGCCTACCACTCCAAG GGCAAGGAGCTGCTGGCGCAGAAGCTGCCGCTGTGGCAGCAGGCCTGTGCCGACCCCAACAAGATCCCAGACCGTGCCGTGCAGCTGATGCAGCAGATGGCCAGCAGCAATGGGTCTATACTCCCCAGCGGCCTGTCGGCCTCCAAGTCCAACCTGGTGATCTCAGACCCCATTCCGGGGGCCAAGCCCCTGCCGGTGCCCCCTGAGCTGGCCCCGTTTGTGGGG TCTCAGAGCAAGCTGAGCGACTCCTACTCCAACACGCTTCCTGTGCGCAAGAGCGTGGCCCCCAAGAACAGCTACGCCACCA CCGAGAACAAGACCCTGCCCCGCTCGAGCTCCATGGCAGCCGGTCTGGAGCGCAACGGCCGCATGCGGGTGAAGGCCATTTTCTCCCACGCGGCTGGGGACAACAGCACCCTGCTGAGCTTCAAGGAGGGCGACTTCATCACCCTGCTGGTGCCCGAGGCCCGCGACGGCTGGCATTACGGCGAGAGCGAGAAGACCAAGAT GCGGGGCTGGTTTCCCTTCTCCTATACCCGGGTCCTGGACGGCGACGGCGGTGACCGATTGCACACGAG CCTGCAGCAGGGCAAGAGCAGCAGCACGGGCAACCTCCTGGACAAGGAAGACCTGGCCCTCCCGCCCCCCGACTATGGCACATCCTCCCGGGCCTTTCCCGCCCAGACGGCCGGCACTTTCAAGCAGAGGCCCTACAGCGTGGCCGTGCCCGCCTTCTCCCAG ggTTTGGATGATTACGGGGCGCGGGCCGTGAGCAG GAATCCCTTCGCCAGCGTCCAGCTGAAGCCGACGGTGACCAATGACAGGTCTGCCCCACTCCTCAGCTGA
- the BAIAP2 gene encoding BAR/IMD domain-containing adapter protein 2 isoform X2 produces MAEVHRQIQNQLEEMLKSFHNELLTQLEQKVELDSRYLSAALKKYQTEQRSKGDALDKCQAELKKLRKKSQGSKNPQKYSDKELQYIDAIGSKQGELESYVSDGYKTALTEERRRFCFLVEKQCAVAKNSAAYHSKGKELLAQKLPLWQQACADPNKIPDRAVQLMQQMASSNGSILPSGLSASKSNLVISDPIPGAKPLPVPPELAPFVGENTPVMNGVSGPDNEDYTPWADRKAAQPKSTSPPQSQSKLSDSYSNTLPVRKSVAPKNSYATTENKTLPRSSSMAAGLERNGRMRVKAIFSHAAGDNSTLLSFKEGDFITLLVPEARDGWHYGESEKTKMRGWFPFSYTRVLDGDGGDRLHTSLQQGKSSSTGNLLDKEDLALPPPDYGTSSRAFPAQTAGTFKQRPYSVAVPAFSQGLDDYGARAVSRNPFASVQLKPTVTNDRSAPLLS; encoded by the exons ATGGCTGAAGTCCACAGGCAGATTCAGAATCAATTGGAAGAAATG CTGAAGTCTTTTCACAACGAGCTGCTAACGCAGCTGGAGCAGAAGGTGGAGCTGGACTCCAGGTACCTGAGC GCTGCGCTGAAGAAATACCAGACGGAGCAAAGGAGCAAAGGTGATGCGTTGGACAAGTGCCAGGCCGAGCTGAAGAAACTCCGCAAGAAGAGCCAAGGGAGCAAAAACCCCCAGAAGTACTCGGACAAGGAGCTGCAG TACATCGACGCCATCGGCAGCAAGCAGGGGGAGCTGGAGAGCTACGTGTCCGACGGCTACAAGACTGCTCTCactgaggagaggaggaggttCTGCTTCCTGGTGGAGAAGCAGTGTGCCGTGGCCAAGAACTCCGCCGCCTACCACTCCAAG GGCAAGGAGCTGCTGGCGCAGAAGCTGCCGCTGTGGCAGCAGGCCTGTGCCGACCCCAACAAGATCCCAGACCGTGCCGTGCAGCTGATGCAGCAGATGGCCAGCAGCAATGGGTCTATACTCCCCAGCGGCCTGTCGGCCTCCAAGTCCAACCTGGTGATCTCAGACCCCATTCCGGGGGCCAAGCCCCTGCCGGTGCCCCCTGAGCTGGCCCCGTTTGTGGGG GAGAACACGCCTGTCATGAATGGCGTCTCGGGCCCAGACAACGAGGACTACACCCCCTGGGCTGACCGCAAGGCCGCCCAGCCCAAGTCCACGTCTCCTCCGCAGTCTCAGAGCAAGCTGAGCGACTCCTACTCCAACACGCTTCCTGTGCGCAAGAGCGTGGCCCCCAAGAACAGCTACGCCACCA CCGAGAACAAGACCCTGCCCCGCTCGAGCTCCATGGCAGCCGGTCTGGAGCGCAACGGCCGCATGCGGGTGAAGGCCATTTTCTCCCACGCGGCTGGGGACAACAGCACCCTGCTGAGCTTCAAGGAGGGCGACTTCATCACCCTGCTGGTGCCCGAGGCCCGCGACGGCTGGCATTACGGCGAGAGCGAGAAGACCAAGAT GCGGGGCTGGTTTCCCTTCTCCTATACCCGGGTCCTGGACGGCGACGGCGGTGACCGATTGCACACGAG CCTGCAGCAGGGCAAGAGCAGCAGCACGGGCAACCTCCTGGACAAGGAAGACCTGGCCCTCCCGCCCCCCGACTATGGCACATCCTCCCGGGCCTTTCCCGCCCAGACGGCCGGCACTTTCAAGCAGAGGCCCTACAGCGTGGCCGTGCCCGCCTTCTCCCAG ggTTTGGATGATTACGGGGCGCGGGCCGTGAGCAG GAATCCCTTCGCCAGCGTCCAGCTGAAGCCGACGGTGACCAATGACAGGTCTGCCCCACTCCTCAGCTGA